The genomic region TCCGCGTCCCCTTTTGTTTGCCCAGTTGCATGAGGCGAAAGGCCATGCGGTGGAGCAGATGAAAGCCGCGGGGTTGGACTACGCAGATCGGATGGAAGCGTTAGAGGAAGTGACGTGGCCGCAGCCGCTTGCGGAACTGCTGGTGCCTGCTTTTCGGACGTTTGAGGAGTCGAACCCGTGGGTGCTGGGCCATGAGCTTGCCCCCAAGTCGGTGGTGCGCTTCATGGTGGAGAACGCGATGACGTTTTCGGATCTGATTTCGCGTTTCGACATTGCCCGTTCCGAGGGCGTGGTGCTGCGTTACCTCTCCGACGCGTACCGGGCGCTGCGTCAGATTGTGCCCGACCGGTACCGCACGGACGAGGTTGAGCAGATTCTAGACTGGCTGGCCGGTCTGATTAAGGCGGTGGACTCCTCCCTGTTAGACGAGTGGGAGGCACTATCGAATCCGCAGGCCGCTAAGCCAAGCGATGCGGCGAACACTGACACTGCGGTGGAGCGCGCGTTCGGCGCCGATGCAGACGGGGTGGTGCGCATGAGTTCAAATCCGCACCTGCTGGCCCGCGCGGTGCGTAACGAAGTGTTCCGCCGCGTGGACCGGTTCACGTTGGATGACGTGGATGGGCTCGCGGGTTTTGAGGATTCGGACGGGGCAGAGAAGTGGACAGCGGACCGGTGGGATAGTGTTCTGGACCGGTACTACGCGGAGTACGACTGGCTTGGTGCCAGCGCGGAGGCGCGTTCCAGCGCCCGCTTCACGCTAACGGCAGATGCGACGGACGCGGACCTTGTGGACGCGGGCGTGCCCGACCGTTTAGTTGAGGCAAATGCGGATCTGACCGACCGCATGCTCGTCAGCTACACGTTCGAGGACCCAGATGGTGATGGGGACTGGCGCCTGGTGGCACTGGTGGACTTGGCGTTAACCCGCGAGCGGGACGAGGTGTGCTTGCGACTGTTGAGTGTGGGCCCGCGGTGAGGGTGACGGGGCGGCCGCAGGTTCGCGAGGGCCTCAAGTTCTTACTGGTGGGCGGCATGAACTACGTGGTGGACCTGGGGGTGTTCAATGCGTTGCGATTCACTATGCTGAGCCACTATGTGGTTACGGCGAAAGTGATCTCAGCGGTGGCGGCAACGTTGTTTTCGTGGGTGATGAACCGGTCTTGGACGTTCGCTAACCGGCAGCGGCATTCCCTGGGCCGCGAGTTCGTTAGTTTTATGGTGATTAACGCACTCGGTTTAGCCCCACCTGTGGTGTGCCTGTGGGTGTCGCACTACCTGATGGGGCTCACGGACGCGCTTGCGGACAATGTGTCTGCGAACATTATTGGGGTTGGTTTAGGTACCCTGTTGCGCTACGTGGGGTATTCACAGGTGGCGTTCGGCCCGCGGCGGACCAAAGCTGAAAGGGAGCCGCGGTAGGCTCTAAGTGTGAGTGAAAGTATTGATTGTCGAATCGACAGGATCCTAGAACAAATCCACACTTCCGCGCAGCAGGCGGGGCGTGATCGCGCACACGTGCAGCTGGAGCTGGCGGTCAAGACCCGTACGGTCAACGAGATCGCGCAGGCGGTTCACGCGTTGAACAAGCGGGGGCAGCGAGCCATTTTGGGGCAGAACCGGGTGCAGGAAGCGCAGGTGAGCACCCCGGGGTTGCGCGATCTTGGGATTGCGGATTTTTATCCGACCTTGATTGGGCCGCTTCAGAAAAACAAGATCAACCACGCTTTACGGGTGGTTGAGGAAATTGAGACGCTCGATACCCTCAAGCTGGCGCAAGCGGTAGCTAAACGCGTGGAACCGGGGCGCGTGCTGAACGTGATGGTGCAGGTGAATACCGCGAGGGAAGACACGAAGTCGGGAGTGGATCCAGAGCATGCGCTCGAACTGGCTGGGGCAATAAGTGAGCTGCCCGCACTGCACCTGGTTGGCTTCATGACGAT from Gleimia hominis harbors:
- a CDS encoding GtrA family protein, whose translation is MLATVECGPAVRVTGRPQVREGLKFLLVGGMNYVVDLGVFNALRFTMLSHYVVTAKVISAVAATLFSWVMNRSWTFANRQRHSLGREFVSFMVINALGLAPPVVCLWVSHYLMGLTDALADNVSANIIGVGLGTLLRYVGYSQVAFGPRRTKAEREPR
- a CDS encoding YggS family pyridoxal phosphate-dependent enzyme gives rise to the protein MSESIDCRIDRILEQIHTSAQQAGRDRAHVQLELAVKTRTVNEIAQAVHALNKRGQRAILGQNRVQEAQVSTPGLRDLGIADFYPTLIGPLQKNKINHALRVVEEIETLDTLKLAQAVAKRVEPGRVLNVMVQVNTAREDTKSGVDPEHALELAGAISELPALHLVGFMTIGAHTDDETLVRRSFAQLRQIRDAAVQQGLVDATELSMGMSGDFPLAIAEGATRVRIGSMAFGPRRVA